The stretch of DNA CGGTTCGCGATGAATGCCCTGGCCATGGAAATTCCCTCGCTGCTCGGCTCTCGCTCCAGCGAATTGGGATCGATTGCCGGGCCGTGTCGATCGAAGGCGATTTTGAAGCCTCGGCCTTCGATATCCGGCAAGCCGTAGACGATATCGCCGCCGTTGAAGTCCGCCCACACGGGGAAGCGACCAGCGGCGAAACGGTCATCACCATCCGGGGGGCCGAAATAGAAGACCTCCTGGCGGGTAACAGAGAGCCGCTCTCCCAGCGTGCCGGGGAAGAGATTTCCCAACCACGGGCCGAGTGCATAGACCAGCTTTCGCGCCCTTTGCCCGTCAGGCAATTCGAAGCCGCCGGCCTGCCCGTTTCGGGGTGGTCCGACATGCGCAATCACCGGCTTCAAACCGGCATCCCGCACCGTCGCCTGTACCGCCCTGTTGGCGATGAGGCCGCCCGTGTCTTCCTCGATGAATCCCACCTCATTCGCGTCGAAGCGGATTTGCGGCCAGTTCTTGCCAAGCCAATCGGCATTCCCCGATCGGTGGCTGATCTTCTGTGCTTCCAGCCATGCCAGGCTGCGCTGCATGTATTGGTCGCGCTCGGGCGAAAACCACAGGACGCCGGTCGGGTAGAAGATCGGCGTGCTCTGGCGATCCGACAGTGCTTTCCAGTAACCCAGCGATTCAAGCGCCATCGAAGAATAGAGCGGATCGCCGCCATAGCTCAGGCGAATGACCCGGCTTTCGCCGCCGGACGAACTCCTGACATTCCCCGGGCCATAGGCGTCATAGAGGGCAACCTTCAGGCCACGCTTCCGAAGATGCCAAGCAGTCCAGGAGCCAAAGACGCCTGCGCCGACTACGGCCACGTCCAAAGTCTGTGAACTTGTTGCGCCGACCCGTCCGCTGGCGATCGCCAGGCTGGTCGCGCCGATCGATTTGACAATGTTACGGCGGGTCAGACGCATCGGATAACCTCAGTCGCTCCACGTGTTCTGCGACGTTGATCCTTCCCGACTGCACATGTCAAATTATCGGCAGTTGGTGTGATGTTCGCTTCCCGCCCAACCCGTGACCGTATCGCCGAACGTAGCAACTCCGAGGAGCAGTCGGTCCGCCAACGATCCTATACCTGGCGCGCTCCTTCGCGATTGGCCAACCTTAGTGTAGTAAGTTCTTGGCAGACGCCAGAGTTGGGCCGGAGGGCATACATGGCACTGATCGAGGACTTCGTTGCCGGCAGGACGCCACCAGAACTTTATCAGGCTTACCTCACTCCATTGTTCGAGACTTGGAGCGATGCATTGATTGAGGCTTCACCGCCGCATGGTCGTGTACTCGATCTGGCTTGTGGCACGGGTATTGTGACGCGAAGGATTGCCGCGGAAGCAAAGGTAGACAGTGTCGTCGGAATCGACATCGCTCAACCAATGATAGAGGCCGCGATGGCGGCTACGACTGGTGAGATGCCGGTAAAGTATCTGATAGCGAGCGCGGATCAGATTGATTTTCCGGACAATTCCTTTCAGTCGGCGTTCTGCCAACAGGGCCTGCAGTTTTTTCCTGATAAGGTTGCCGCCTTGAACGAAACCGAGCGGCTTCTCGCACCAGGCGCAAGTGCGGTATTTGCTGTTTGGACTTCGGGCAGCAATGGAAATCCAGTGTTTGGGGCTTTCGAAGACATCGTAGCCGAAGAGCTGGGAGCTGACTTGGTGCCGTTCGGACCATTCTCGCTTGGCTCACAACGCGAGATTGAACAGTTTGTCGAGAGTTCGAAGCTGGGCTTGATTGCGCTGGCAAAGGAAGAGCGCGTTGTGCGCCTTCCTGACCCGAAGACCCTGGTGCTGTTCGATTTGATGTTCCTAGGCCGCCCTGCAGCTGATGGAACTATGCACCCCTTATTCGATCCCGCGGACAGCTCCAAGGACGAACAGATCGCAAGGATCATATCGAAACTCGCTTCGGCAACTGCGCAGTTCCTGCAACCTGGCGGCGATCTTCTAGCGCCTAGCTCAGCGCATATCATCGTCCTTGGAAAGGATTGACGTGCGAACGTGCACCCAGAGCTCGACCTGAAATGTCCGCATTCCACCCAATTCAGGACGGTTTTGTAGATCGTCACTAAGAGCCCGGGGTGGCCCGCACGCTTTCGCCCGGCTACCTTGCAGGCCGCTCGCCAGATGCGATCGACCTAGGCGCCGAGAAGCTGCTCATCTATGCCGCAGCTATAGCCGCCTGCCCGAACTCGAATGGGTGGTGCGGCATGGCCTTGCCGAAGCGGTGGCCATGCGGACGGGCAGCACGCGTGGACTGTTGACTGCGGCCATAGCCGGGGCGGGCATGCAATGCTGCCCATACCGTTCGCAGCGCTGGAACCCGACCTGATCGAAATTGCGTCGCCCTTCGCGATTCCCTCGCGGCAGCCATGGCTGCTCGTTCATCACGACCTGCGGCGGCTGCCCTCGATCAAGCTCGTACAGAAGTGGATCGTGTCCACCTTCGCGAGGCTTTGATGGAAGCGGCGTTGGGCCAGACTGGTAAGCAACTATCCAATCGAGGCCCGGAATAACCTAAGCTCAGGGTCCTATATGCGGTTCATGTCCAATTGGCTAGAATCGCCTCGCCAGACCGCATTGAACGCCCGCTCGGATGCCTTCTTTTCAAGGCGATTTCCGAGCTTTGCTTCCGTTTGGGTGAGACCATAGAGCGCGAGGGCGCTATTCGGAGCGTCGAATAGCGCCGCACGGAATGCACGCTTCGCTTCGCTATATTTCCCAGCTTTGAAGTATGCCGCCCCGAGCGACTGGTTGACCGGATAATACCAGAAAGGCGGTTCGTTGTAGGGGATCTTCTTCTGCATCTCCGCTGCCTGCGAAAAATGCGCGATTGCCTGAGTGTACTTCGACTGCGCCAGCGCCTTTCTGCCCTTTGCGACCTCGATCGCCAGGTTGATGATCAAAGGCGCTGGAAAGCCATTTGCCTCCATCTGCTTCACACCGGGCGAGCTGACCAGTCGCTCCATGTCTCCGACTTCGGCCTCGAAATCCCCGATCCCCGGCTTGATGGCGATGGCGACGGCGCGGGCGTAGTGGCGCATGGCCTCGACGTAATCGAGAGGGTGGGCCTTGCTCGTCAGAGCAAGCGTCGCTTCCGGAGATGCGTACTGGGCGT from Erythrobacter mangrovi encodes:
- a CDS encoding class I SAM-dependent methyltransferase, whose product is MALIEDFVAGRTPPELYQAYLTPLFETWSDALIEASPPHGRVLDLACGTGIVTRRIAAEAKVDSVVGIDIAQPMIEAAMAATTGEMPVKYLIASADQIDFPDNSFQSAFCQQGLQFFPDKVAALNETERLLAPGASAVFAVWTSGSNGNPVFGAFEDIVAEELGADLVPFGPFSLGSQREIEQFVESSKLGLIALAKEERVVRLPDPKTLVLFDLMFLGRPAADGTMHPLFDPADSSKDEQIARIISKLASATAQFLQPGGDLLAPSSAHIIVLGKD